The Methanolobus sp. WCC4 genome includes the window CTTGCAACATAGCTGCCAAATTCATCGAAGTCTTCCAGCCTCTCATCCAGGAACATGTGCATTATGTCAATATCCACTTCTTCGTACATGTGGACCAGAACATTCCTGAAACCGGCTGCCTGAGCGAATTCTTCTGCAAACTCCTGAGGGATCACTCCGTTCTTGCCGAGTATAAGGAACACGCTTCTGTATACCTCGGGCCTTTCGAACCCCTCCTTTGAGATGATCATCTCACCAATATCGATCGCACTTTCAATGGCAAGCTGGAAGTTGCGCTCAACTGCACTGCGAAGTTCGTAATTGTGTTCAAGCTCATTGCTGCCTGCATCTACGGACTTCAGGTAGCTGACACACCTCTGCATGAAATCCAGTTTCCTGAGTATTTTATCCTCATCACGCATTCAGGCCAGCCCCTTTTCAGTAATTCTCTTGAGCAG containing:
- a CDS encoding DUF86 domain-containing protein: MRDEDKILRKLDFMQRCVSYLKSVDAGSNELEHNYELRSAVERNFQLAIESAIDIGEMIISKEGFERPEVYRSVFLILGKNGVIPQEFAEEFAQAAGFRNVLVHMYEEVDIDIMHMFLDERLEDFDEFGSYVARYLTADS